Below is a window of Enterococcus gilvus ATCC BAA-350 DNA.
TCCGCTCCTCGGACCGGAATTAGAGCAATCGACAGGGATGTTCAGCTTTGGCTGGTGGCTGTGGCCGATCGGGCGCTACGTCGAACGTCATGGAAATGACGCGTGGGAGGCCTCATTGGCTTTTTTAAAGGAATTAACGAAGCGGTTTACGGGAGAGTATGCGATCCGGTCGTTACTAAAGGCACACCCGCAAGAGGTGATGGAGGAACTGATTTTGTGGAGCCGCGATCCGAATGTACACGTCCGCCGTCTTGCTAGTGAAGGGGTTCGGATTCGCCTCCCCTGGTCGCAAAAATTGACGGTCGCCCTCGAAGACTTTGACCGCTATAGTACGATTTTGACTAACTTGAAGGACGATCCCGAGAAGTTTGTTCAAAAAAGTGTCGGCAATAATTTGAATGACTTGTACAAAGAAGCACCGGAAAAAGCAGACGCACTTATCCGCAAATGGAAAAAGACGCCTTCAAGCAGCCCGCAGGAATGGATCATCAAGCACGGCCAAAGAAACCAAAAATAGACAGGGGATCACTGCGTATCCCCTGTCTCTATCAGTTAACTTTTTGTCGTTCTCTTCGGTTTGACCACTAACAACAGCAGCAACAAGCAAAGACCGGAGAACATCAAATAATGGTTCTGACTTTCTCCCGTTTGCGGATACGCCC
It encodes the following:
- a CDS encoding DNA alkylation repair protein, translated to MKHKDYYDDSYVLTLSEKLYSVMPDFDKEAFLTAVMGHLEDKELFARFDCIVDGLEIALKRDYAETIQAFYPLLGPELEQSTGMFSFGWWLWPIGRYVERHGNDAWEASLAFLKELTKRFTGEYAIRSLLKAHPQEVMEELILWSRDPNVHVRRLASEGVRIRLPWSQKLTVALEDFDRYSTILTNLKDDPEKFVQKSVGNNLNDLYKEAPEKADALIRKWKKTPSSSPQEWIIKHGQRNQK